In Plutella xylostella chromosome 3, ilPluXylo3.1, whole genome shotgun sequence, the following proteins share a genomic window:
- the LOC105382297 gene encoding glyoxylate reductase/hydroxypyruvate reductase isoform X1 yields MVMKRVLIANKSYPAAGLELLKKKVECLIVPHLDHEPESLQEIKKQIKGVDAVIWNVKHKFTKEILDIAGPNLKAISTMSTGLDHIDQDAVKAHGVLIGNTPNVLNNSVADIAIGVMIAAARRFKEGVADIESGEWKYGVNWTLGQDIAGSTVGIVGLGSIGQAIVRRLKGFDVARFLYTGRSDKPEAISLGAERVSLDELLKESDYVMLGCPFTPETKHLINKEALNKMKRSAVLVNYARGEIVDQEALYEALKEKQIFAAGLDVVTPEPLPKDHPLISLPNCFIVPHLGSATYATRNTMSTIAANNVLLALDGKPMQCPVNY; encoded by the exons ATGGTAATGAAGCGTGTATTGATCGCCAACAAGTCTTACCCGGCTGCTGGTTTAGAGTTGCTGAAGAAAAA GGTAGAATGCCTCATAGTACCTCATCTCGACCATGAACCCGAGAGTTTACAAGAAATCAAAAAACAGATAAAAGGTGTAGATGCCGTTATCTGGAATGTGAAACACAAATTCActaaagaaatattagacattgcGG GACCTAATCTTAAAGCAATATCAACTATGTCCACCGGTCTAGACCACATAGACCAAGATGCTGTGAAAGCCCATGGTGTGCTTATTGGGAATACACCAAATGTCTTGAATAATTCAGTGGCAGACATTGCCATTGGTGTCATGATTGCCGCGGCCAGACGCTTCAAGGAAGGTGTAGCTGATATCGAGAG TGGAGAATGGAAATATGGCGTGAACTGGACGTTAGGGCAAGACATAGCTGGCAGTACTGTGGGGATCGTCGGATTGGGCAGCATCGGCCAAGCGATTGTGCGCAGGTTGAAAGGGTTTGATGTCGCACGCTTCCTGTACACTGGCAGAAGTGACAAGCCCGAAG CTATCTCTCTTGGCGCTGAGCGAGTGAGCCTTGATGAGCTGCTGAAGGAGAGTGACTACGTCATGCTTGGCTGTCCATTTACTCCAGAGACCAAGCACCTGATAAACAAAGAAGCTTTAAACAAGATGAAAAGATCCGCCGTTCTTGTTAACTACGCTCGTGGAG AAATCGTAGACCAAGAGGCTTTGTATGAAGCTTTGAAAGAGAAGCAGATCTTTGCTGCGGGACTTGACGTGGTCACGCCGGAGCCGCTTCCTAAAGACCATCCTTTAATTTCATTGCCGAAttgtt tTATTGTGCCGCACCTTGGAAGTGCTACGTATGCGACAAGAAACACAATGTCAACCATTGCTGCTAATAATGTTCTGCTGGCATTAGATGGAAAACCTATGCAGTGCCCCGTAAACTATTGA
- the LOC105382095 gene encoding glyoxylate reductase/hydroxypyruvate reductase has translation MSKDLKVLVSSNDFPESAIKILSDKFTVVVSRYSNYGESARTVNREELLRLIPGCAALVWCSDSPITKELLDAAGDSLKVVATSSAGYNHCAVDELRARGIRLSNTPDVLAPAVAEVAVSLILGAARRLTENLAQVRKGVWEIGFSKCLGQDLRGSTVGVVGLGGIGRAVVKRLVGFEVGRFLYTGHREKPEGKALGAQFVSLQELLRSSDVIVLAAPLTDETRRMINAETLGMMKSNAVLVNVGRGDLVDQDALYDALKNNKIYGAGLDVTSPEPLPRDHKLLTLDNVFILPHIGSATVRTRRDMAELASNNVVRALSGELLITPVLE, from the exons atgtcAAAAGATCTGAAGGTGCTAGTGTCTTCAAATGACTTTCCTGAGAGTGCTATCAAGATCCTCAGTGATAA ATTCACAGTAGTAGTGAGCCGCTACTCCAACTACGGAGAGTCGGCACGCACGGTGAACCGCGAGGAGCTGCTGCGGCTGATCCCGGGGTGTGCAGCGCTGGTGTGGTGCTCTGACTCTCCGATTACCAAGGAACTGCTCGACGCTGCTGGTG ACTCTCTGAAAGTGGTGGCCACGTCCTCGGCTGGCTACAACCACTGTGCGGTGGACGAG CTCCGGGCGCGCGGCATCCGTCTCAGCAACACCCCGGACGTGCTGGCGCCGGCGGTGGCGGAGGTGGCCGTGAGCCTGATACTGGGCGCGGCGAGGAGGTTGACGGAGAACCTGGCGCAGGTGCGCAA AGGCGTATGGGAGATAGGGTTCTCCAAATGCCTTGGTCAAGACCTGCGCGGCAGCACCGTGGGAGTGGTGGGGCTCGGCGGCATCGGGCGCGCGGTGGTGAAGAGACTGGTGGGGTTCGAGGTTGGGAGGTTCCTGTATACTGGGCATCGGGAGAAGCCTGAAG GCAAAGCCCTCGGCGCCCAGTTCGTCTCTCTCCAAGAGTTACTCCGCTCCAGTGACGTCATAGTCCTCGCTGCGCCGCTGACGGACGAGACCCGGCGCATGATCAATGCGGAGACGCTGGGGATGATGAAGAGCAACGCTGTACTCGTCAATGTTGGACGAGGAG ACCTAGTCGACCAGGACGCCCTCTACGACGCACTGAAGAACAACAAGATCTACGGCGCCGGGCTCGATGTGACGTCACCAGAGCCACTCCCAAGAGACCACAAGCTGTTGACGCTGGATAATGTTT TCATCCTCCCGCACATCGGCAGCGCGACGGTGCGCACGCGGCGCGACATGGCGGAGCTGGCCAGTAACAACGTTGTACGGGCACTCTCCGGGGAGCTGCTGATCACGCCCGTGCTCGAGTGA
- the LOC105382297 gene encoding glyoxylate reductase/hydroxypyruvate reductase isoform X2 produces MVMKRVLIANKSYPAAGLELLKKKVECLIVPHLDHEPESLQEIKKQIKGVDAVIWNVKHKFTKEILDIAGPNLKAISTMSTGLDHIDQDAVKAHGVLIGNTPNVLNNSVADIAIGVMIAAARRFKEGVADIESGEWKYGVNWTLGQDIAGSTVGIVGLGSIGQAIVRRLKGFDVARFLYTGRSDKPEAISLGAERVSLDELLKESDYVMLGCPFTPETKHLINKEALNKMKRSAVLVNYARGEIVDQEALYEALKEKQIFAAGLDVVTPEPLPKDHPLISLPNCCKYLPPKKVPT; encoded by the exons ATGGTAATGAAGCGTGTATTGATCGCCAACAAGTCTTACCCGGCTGCTGGTTTAGAGTTGCTGAAGAAAAA GGTAGAATGCCTCATAGTACCTCATCTCGACCATGAACCCGAGAGTTTACAAGAAATCAAAAAACAGATAAAAGGTGTAGATGCCGTTATCTGGAATGTGAAACACAAATTCActaaagaaatattagacattgcGG GACCTAATCTTAAAGCAATATCAACTATGTCCACCGGTCTAGACCACATAGACCAAGATGCTGTGAAAGCCCATGGTGTGCTTATTGGGAATACACCAAATGTCTTGAATAATTCAGTGGCAGACATTGCCATTGGTGTCATGATTGCCGCGGCCAGACGCTTCAAGGAAGGTGTAGCTGATATCGAGAG TGGAGAATGGAAATATGGCGTGAACTGGACGTTAGGGCAAGACATAGCTGGCAGTACTGTGGGGATCGTCGGATTGGGCAGCATCGGCCAAGCGATTGTGCGCAGGTTGAAAGGGTTTGATGTCGCACGCTTCCTGTACACTGGCAGAAGTGACAAGCCCGAAG CTATCTCTCTTGGCGCTGAGCGAGTGAGCCTTGATGAGCTGCTGAAGGAGAGTGACTACGTCATGCTTGGCTGTCCATTTACTCCAGAGACCAAGCACCTGATAAACAAAGAAGCTTTAAACAAGATGAAAAGATCCGCCGTTCTTGTTAACTACGCTCGTGGAG AAATCGTAGACCAAGAGGCTTTGTATGAAGCTTTGAAAGAGAAGCAGATCTTTGCTGCGGGACTTGACGTGGTCACGCCGGAGCCGCTTCCTAAAGACCATCCTTTAATTTCATTGCCGAAttgttgtaagtacctacctccaaagaaggtacctacctaa
- the LOC105381750 gene encoding glyoxylate reductase/hydroxypyruvate reductase produces MGFNRVLIASNTYPADALELLKKEVYFHVIPHLEHEPESLIEIKKRIKDVDAVIWNVKHKFTKELLDIAGPNLKAISTTSTGIDHIDEAAVKAHGVKLGNTANVQYNSVADVAIGLMIAAAKRFKEGVADIESGEWKIGTNQTLGQDIVGSTVGIVGLGSIGQAIVRRLKGFDVARFLYTGRSDKPEAISLGAERVSLDELLKESDYVMLGCPFTPETKHLINKEAFNKMKRSAVLVNYARGDIVDQEALYEALKEKRIFAAGLDVVTPEPLPKDHPLISLPNCFIVPHLGSSTLTTRNKMAIIAANNVLLALDGKPMQCPIN; encoded by the exons ATGGGATTTAATCGTGTATTGATCGCTAGCAACACTTATCCTGCTGATGCATTAGAATTGCTGAAAAAAGA GGTATATTTCCATGTAATACCACACCTGGAGCATGAGCCAGAGAGtcttatagaaataaaaaaacgcaTAAAAGATGTTGATGCTGTTATCTGGAATGTGAAACACAAATTTACTAAAGAATTATTAGATATAGCTG GGCCTAATCTTAAAGCTATATCAACTACGTCCACCGGTATAGACCATATAGACGAAGCTGCTGTGAAAGCCCATGGTGTGAAACTTGGAAACACCGCAAATGTTCAGTATAATTCAGTGGCTGACGTTGCCATTGGCCTCATGATTGCCGCGGCCAAACGCTTTAAGGAAGGTGTAGCTGATATCGAGAG TGGAGAATGGAAAATTGGAACGAACCAGACGTTAGGGCAGGACATAGTGGGCAGTACTGTGGGGATCGTCGGTTTGGGCAGCATCGGCCAAGCGATTGTGCGCAGATTGAAAGGATTTGACGTCGCACGCTTCCTGTACACTGGCAGAAGTGACAAACCCgaag CTATCTCTCTTGGCGCTGAGCGAGTGAGTCTTGATGAGCTGCTGAAGGAGAGTGACTACGTCATGCTGGGCTGTCCATTTACTCCAGAGACCAAGCACCTGATAAATAAAGAAGCTTTTAACAAGATGAAAAGATCTGCCGTTCTTGTTAACTACGCACGTGGAG aTATTGTTGACCAAGAGGCTTTGTATGAAGCTTTGAAAGAAAAGCGGATCTTTGCTGCAGGACTTGACGTGGTCACGCCGGAGCCGCTTCCTAAAGATCATCCTTTAATTTCATTGCCGAATTGTT TCATTGTGCCTCACCTGGGAAGTTCTACGTTAACAACAAGAAATAAAATGGCAATCATAGCTGCAAATAATGTTCTTTTGGCATTAGACGGAAAACCTATGCAGTGCCCCATAAACTAA
- the LOC105381780 gene encoding transcription factor ATOH8, with translation MSSALISASAEVTPNESKDRILDRDAGFVSGGSDDDSCSGPAHSDDSGVRLEPPRPRPRTPPRLQPPKKRIRLSSHEDLASPDSEPTSPFRPWSLPQEEPLSLVKKPSETPSLLRQRRRPIEPPPPPVAAPVIVELPGPPRVPVHPAVTPALEPYQSEVKAGTSTSSQTSTSGRPREQRNYKNMTRERRIEANARERTRVHTISAAFDTLRRSVPSYSHNQKLSKLSVLRIACAYISALSAVIEPDSADLSSAVEAVTQTIHTEGKLRKKKDDP, from the coding sequence ATCGCATCCTGGATCGAGACGCGGGCTTCGTGTCGGGCGGCTCGGACGACGACTCGTGCTCCGGCCCGGCGCACTCGGACGACTCCGGGGTGCGGTTGgagcccccgcgcccccgcccccgcacGCCCCCGCGCCTGCAGCCGCCCAAGAAGCGCATCCGCCTCAGCTCGCACGAAGACCTCGCCAGCCCCGACAGCGAGCCCACCAGCCCCTTCCGCCCCTGGTCGCTACCACAGGAAGAGCCCCTCTCCTTAGTCAAGAAGCCCAGTGAAACCCCCAGCTTACTACGGCAAAGGAGAAGGCCGAttgagccgccgccgccgcctgttGCAGCCCCAGTGATTGTAGAGCTGCCCGGCCCTCCGAGGGTCCCGGTGCACCCGGCGGTCACCCCTGCTTTAGAGCCCTACCAGAGCGAGGTGAAGGCGGGGACAAGCACCAGCAGCCAGACAAGTACATCAGGGAGACCGCGCGAGCAGCGGAACTACAAGAACATGACGAGAGAGAGGAGGATAGAGGCGAACGCGCGCGAGCGGACGCGGGTGCACACCATCAGCGCCGCGTTCGACACGCTGAGGCGCTCCGTGCCCTCCTACAGCCACAACCAGAAGCTCTCCAAGCTCTCAGTGCTGCGGATAGCATGTGCATACATCTCCGCGCTGTCGGCGGTCATAGAGCCGGACTCCGCTGACCTGTCCTCGGCGGTGGAGGCCGTCACACAGACCATCCACACGGAGGGGaagctaagaaaaaaaaaggatgaCCCGTAG